The genomic region GTCATGTTAGCATGACCATAttagtttttattcaaaattctaaaaaattaaattttataattattttaaaaccacATTTAGGACtttgttttctaaataaatataaaattattataaaattataaaatatagaaatttattttaaaattattaataatggtaagaaattattagaaaaatttaaaaattaatttcttataattcttaataatttttatatatatattttataaattttataacaatttaataattatttaagaaacTATTTTAGAATAATCTTCAACAACTATCTGATCGGGCTCATTATGAGCGTTgtttgtaataaaattttaaatttattacaattttaaatgattattataattatttaagaaacCACAGGTAGAATAAACTTagatattcatttgtttaagttCAAATGAATATGGACAACTATTTGTATATATCCATTTTGAAcatagttttaaataattattaaaaatttatttattttatgttcttttaattttaaaatatttgttgatcTGATAAAAGTCACATCATTATAAGCTATACATtgcaattatattattaattaaataaaaatagataaaatctttaataaaaattaatttatctatttttttaaaaaatgtaaaatacaaTCCTATATACTTTTACCTCAAACTCAAATGCTTGTTTCTCTGTTCCAGAAAATTCCCAAGATAATGGATACAATTAAGAAGATATGCTTGAGAACTCTAAAGCTTCTATTTTGGGGAGTTTTATTGCAAGGTATTCATCATTCCCAAATATTTCCCATTCATTAATCATTTAATGCTAAATCAGGCGTTTATTAttcgaatttttatttttctgagtTATCGATGTATGGTATAGTAGGGTGTTGAAACGGTTAATCAAATCgaattagtattaattaaattaatcaaattttttaattttttaactattaatcaaactatttttttaaaaaaaattaaccgaaatttatatgttttgtttttttgttaaaacaagtataaaacatatcaaaaagaaattataatgtTCATTTGACCGAATTAACCAAACTAGTAATAGCCTAatatagataatatataatattacttattaagttcgattaattcaattttaaccgAAGTTTGAACATCCTTGTGatagatatttaataatttttgatatTTACATATTCACATAAGTATTGGAAAATAATTCTTCAAATGTACGGAAAGTATTAATAAAAGTCGTGTTATAATTCAGAAATTAAACCTATCAGCGGATGGGATTGGTTTtagactaaattaatttaagttggGTGAATTCGGTTTCAGAATTTTCAGCTTGTTtaagtttggattttttttttttgagtttgtattatttcaatttttgtataatttggcGTTTTGTTTACGTTGGGTTTGGACTTTTTGAGTTTgggtattttttaaaagttatttgagttttttatttatgttatttggattaggttaatttgagtttttttttatttgggtttgatatttgatttattgtgatttacattatttcaaattcaaataattttaggtttagaTAATTTTGGAGTTTAAggttaactttttaataaaatcaaattaaaatgaaaaataatgggATTGAATCAAGCAAATGAAATGTGCAGGTGGATACTCCCATGCGCCAAATGATCTTGTTTATGGAGTAGACATGAAATTAATACGATGGTGTGGAATCCTCCAGGTAAAGAACATCTTCATCTTTACCACACATTcttaatattttcctttttttcatgaaaacaaTGTAATCAAAATGGAGATTGCATAcaattagaggtgttcatgggcgagtcgggctcaactaaaaattcagGCCCATTTACTGGGTTCGGGCCTGGCTCGGCCCAAAAATGAGTCTAAAACTTTGCCTAAGTCCGACCCagatataaatgataaaaccaAGTTCGACCCATCCcgtccatattaatttttatataatttttaaatatatatatatacatcaaaaatactaaaaacatcaaaataaatatttcccagcaaattgaaaataaaatttaaaaaatatgtagacttaaataacattaagataaatacaacttaacaagcaaatgcctctaaaataataacaaaattaataataaaataagttttatacaatatccaaacaataacaataaaatagtagcaacataatagtaaaatggtagcaaaatagggagaaaataacattcaaaaacaaaaaaaaaggagtagttttttttgtcctttagtgaatttgggccgggctgggccgggccAAGTCCGGGCCAAAAATGTCTTACCCGAGGCCCGGTCCATTTTTTAAATGAGcattattttttgtccaagcccatttttcgggcccatatttttgcccaagcccTCCCACATTTTGAGCAGGCCTTCGAGCCAGGCCGggtggcccgacccatgatcaggtctacATACAATCCAAAAATTAACAGATTTAGAAACTGAATTTTTGTCTTCAAAATTAATCTATTATTTAATGATGAATATCTTATGTGTAAACAGAGAATAGCTTTGGTTTACTTCATTGTGTCCGTGATCGAGACTTTCACCACCAAGCGTAGACCAACAGTTTTGGAACCTGGCTATTCATCCATTTTCACTGCTTACTGTTGGCAATGGTAAACTAACACATGgattttatatttacaattaCAGCTATCAATTGAATGAGTCGTTGGGTTGAATCAATTTaagttagattaattaaaattttcagttcATTTTGTATTTGAAGCATTTTGAGTTTAGGTCATTTTAAGCTCTAACAGATTTGAGTTATTGTGGGGTTAGGTCATTAGAGTTTGCTTAGCTGAGTTTCTCGGGTTTGGctcatttcaaattttgacaGTCAGGTTAAAGTCATTTCAGTTACTTGTTTGAGTAATTTCAAGTTCGAATTATTCTAGATTCGAGTCATTTTAAGTTTGAATATTCTTTTGTTCAAGTCATTTCTGGGTTCTAGTTAAGCAGATTTGAGTTGTTGACTTTTATGATCAAATAAAGTTGGTTTGGATTTGAATTCGGGTTAATCTAAGTTAGATTTTCGAGTTTGATTTAGAACTGACAGATCTCTTTATAATCATAATTGATGTTACTTGGACTCTCCATTTTTTGGTATTGTTGTTTTGAGTTTCTCTTAAAGTAACATATCATTTTATGTAAGTGAAAATCCAGGCTTGGAGGATTCGTTGCATTTGTCATTTACATGACCACAACATATTCACTATACGTCCCAGATTGGAGTTTTGTTGTGTCCACAGACAGTAAAATAACACAATACACGGTAAGGTGAATTATAATCTCAATAGCTTAATACATAAAGCTTATCAAGTACCTCCACTACTTCAGTTAACTAATCACTCCTTTTTTCCTGCAATATTAAGGTCAAATGTGGGATGAGAGGACACTTAGGACCCGCTTGCAATGCTGTTGGTTATGTTGATCGAGAGGTTTGGGGCATTAATCATCTTTACATGTATCCAGTCTGGCAACGCCTAAAGGTTGGTCCTTCCTCTACTTCAATTTCCATTAGATTTTGGCAAGTCATTGTTGTTTACCATGgtaatattttacattgtttcaACAAAATTGTAGGCTTGCACTCATAGTTCTCCGAGTTCTGGTGAAATTCGTGAAGATGCACCGAGCTGGTGCCGAGCTCCATTCGAACCAGAAGGCTTGCTAAGGTTTGTTTTGATTAAACATAACTTTATTCTAAACATATAGTCCATATACAGTGATTTGATCGGCTCCTATTTTCTGTCTTAGTTCGATTTTGGCTATCCTCTCTGGCACTATCGGAATCCATTACGGACatgttttaattcatttcaaggTTAGAAACTATGTCATGATTTTGTAATTTGCCAATCAGCAAtatctgaaaaggaattgaaaaatgaaatgtgatatttgTAGGGTCACTCAGAGAGGCTCAAGCAATGGGTTTCAATAGCATTAGGCTTACTTATTGTAGCCATCATTCTTCATTTTACAGATGGTGAGCGAACCTCCTTAAATCAATTTCCATTACACCCTTCAATATGAAATCTAAACACAAATTACTCTCTTTGTAAATTTTGCAGCCATTCCCATCAACAAACAGCTTTACAGTTTTAGCTACGTGTGTTTCACTGCTGGTGCAGCCGGGATTGTATTTTCAGTATTCTACATCCTAGTAACCACAACTCCGTACTCTTTGACCTCATTATGTCCTTTAAATGCCAACACTAATCTATTGAAGTGTGTTTGTTTTTCGATGTTCCccttgtgaaataaatgaaacagATTGATGTTTGGGGATGGAGGACACCATTCTTATTCCTGGAATGGATAGGCATGAATGCAATGCTTATATATGTGCTTGGGGCACAAGGCATCCTTCCAGCATTTGTAAATGGATGGTATTATAAGTCAACAAACAATACCCTTGTAAGTAACATCATCTaactatttcaaattttaatcattctATTATACTGAAATTCGAGATTTAATCCCTCTACTTTAACTTGATATAATTTGGTCCAAATTGTTAACACAGTTAGTTGCTGATGTTAAAGTGATGACgtagatttattttttactagTATTCGGTGACACAACTTACGGTGTTATCAGGTTTTTAGATCCAAAAACATGTTTTCAACAATGTTTGGAAGTCAGAGTGATTAGGGACCCTTTTATATGTGATATTTGTAGAAATCACTTTCTACGGAGTTCTTTCGGGCATCTTACACAAATTGGGCATATATTGGAAGCTATAAGAAGTACAGATTATATAAAGGACTacattaatatatgtaattttcaCATTGTACACTAGATTTTAAGCCTTTCTCTTTGCTTGTTAGATTCACCCTGTTTGCTAATAGtgatttgagtttttattttggttgttgCTTCCATTTCAGTAGCTAAAAGCAGTTATATCAACATCAAAATCtgtataacatgaaaatgattgaaaaagAGATGTTAAAGATCACACACAAGCTGTTCTAATGTGACCTTATGTTTCTATAAACTCTTAAAAGGACATCCATGATTTGTTGGATGAGTTGCAATTCTAAGGGGAAAAAGGGTCCCCCAACAAATGTTTTGTTGTCTGCAAATCCAGGATTATAGTTAGGGATtttaactgtaacaccccaaatccggtctaaacgttatgactgaatctggcgatgtcacattgtaacatcccttacccgtattcgatgccggaatagggtacgaggcattactaaaacacatacacttataaacatgttaaaccgagttataaaatttcattcaaatttaaactcttcaaatttttaacatgcttttataaatcttcacgttgtaacttcaaaatactatatttgtaacaaatagggcttctgagacccaatacatactcatgcaattcaatacttcatttccatttcatttaattcacgattctcatgttcacggttcaattcaatttctcaatccaatatacatttcaataccacaataattcatttaattcacatcaTATGATTtgtaatttccatttaattcacgtacaattcaatttcattaagttcaataccatatttatcatttaacttaacgtcccctttttgcatcattttactcTTCAAacatgaacctagtatttcatttcctttccactctcgTTTCccatgcatatcacacaagatataaatattacactcaaccatagttgcaagctagtctttttgaagactaactacatgataaaccattttaataaagattacaaactttaaaccttaccacccttttatgatcacaagcatatttccatatAGACATTNNNNNNNNNNNNNNNNNNNNNNNNNNNNNNNNNNNNNNNNNNNNNNNNNNNNNNNNNNNNNNNNNNNNNNNNNNNNNNNNNNNNNNNNNNNNNNNNNNNNTATGATGAATTGGCGGATATCGAGTCCCGGTtaaaccttaggaattcttaggatacaaatgacatgccattagggatttcatgatTTGGGTCTTGATCTTGAATGTCCTattgatggctgaggtcctacatttgttgtggattctccacagctcatgtgagtagcatcgtgtagcttacattctgacccacagctcgtatgagaaGGCCCATTTTATAGCTCGTGTGAccattgatgtaaaggaaatgttataGTTATTTGTAAAAGCACACTTCATGTGAGTTTTCCTAAGTATCCAATGTAATTATAGATGGTTTAACAAgtaagaaaaggaatggaaTGGTAAGTGACTTAATTGAAAGGTTCATGACTTTATGAAATGGTTGATGCGTATGTAATGTATCTTATTAAATTTACTTATGatgtaaatgaatttatatgtgTTTTTGATGAACCCACTAACATGTGAGCTTGATGATGCTTGACTAGGCTTATATTAAACTCATGACATTGGTATTGGGTTATGTTTAATCTCTGAATTGTATTATTGGGGATGATAAGTTTGGAAATGGAATGAATCATGATCTCATGGAAatattgatgaattaaattatatgtttacaTATGGAAATGTACTTATcttagggttaaatttatttgaatcatgaacaagtatactaacttgtgagttgaCGATGCTGGATAGGCTTTTACTAAGCTATGGCATTGGTAATGACTTATACTTATTctatgaattgtataaatgaaatggtaagttatttttaaagtttatacgagcttacttaGAACttgttgcttacgtagtttctttcctttgtttttaaaTTGTCGGAAGCTTgatcagtttggaagctcgtcagagacctatcacactatctagtaAACAATTCGCTAgtttttaagtaatttggctaaggtttataatggcatgtatagggtgatTTGTAATGGTATTATGGTGTATGTGTTAATggtgttttggcatgtataagctttgGAAAGCTAGGTTAGTTTGGTACATTTTGATGCCTTACTAGGTTATGTGATTTTGGTTACTTTAAAGTGCTTGTTTTTAAGGTTATCTTGGAATGTTGATGATGACTTGAAAATGATTACTTGtgacatgttttagttcatCTATGAGCTAGGTTATCATGTATGGAAATGGCAATATTATCATGTATAAGTCTATTGTATTGATGGCTCAAGGATGTATTAATGGTTGATTTAGTATGCTTGTGCTTTGAAGTTTATGTTATATATGGACTTGTAATGCTTGTTAAATAAAGTCATCTTAGCCATTTTTAGTTATTGATAAGTATGGTCTTTTGGTAGGCTTGTAATGGTTGAGAATGGGCAATTtgaggtatgttttggtaagtaattGAGCTAGATTATGATGCTTGAAATAAGGTAATGTTGACTTGTGTTGGcatgttatgttttggtatgtttgtggtgcctttgaatggcatattgggtAAATTAGGATGCTTGAAAGGGTATGTTTATGCAAGTTTGAATGGTGTTTGAACCCCTTAATTGTGTGCACAACTGGTTTATATAATAATGCATGAAATGGTTttaaaatggcttgatttagGTAAAAATTTGGGTTCACACGACTTGGAACACGGGTGTGTGACACAGCTATGTGAGACACACAGCCTGgagacatggccatgtgtcatcTAAGGATTTCCTAGGGTTCAAGTCAGTGAATTACaaggcctagcacatggcctagcacacgatcTATGGGGAAACTCAAAGAGTtgcacggcctagcacacgggcgtgtgacacggTCATGAgaccctactcagtgagttGCATGGGTGAGGACACAGGCTAGGGTACGACCATGTGTTCCTTGTTcgaaagttacatggcctggggAGATTCCatatggccatgtgaccctagTTGCcaatttttgcaactttttcctaaactttccaaattgtttgaaattagtcccgaatttaaggacaatatgcatgtgaatgaatgatttatgatattattaaCATGATGAatgatatgatatttaaatgtttttttattgtatggtaatgctccgtaaccctgatCTGGTAacagagacgggttaggggtgttacacactgGTAATAATATTACAATAGAACAAAGATAAACATAAGGAGATGTTTACGTAGTTTAGTTTCCATACGTTTGCGGTGCCTTGCCCAGAGAGATAATTCACTATCTTTCAACCTAATGCAACAAGTGATTTATGTCCTAATATTCACCAGTTTAGCTACCTCACTTTTACACCTGAAGATCTATATCACTCTCCTCTAAGTTTTCCTCGAAAAACTTAAACTATAAAACCAAGTGATTCAATTTTTTACTTACACAAATCCACTCTAAAAGATAGATTCGCAATGAACAAATAACTGTTAAAACTCTCAGTACCTAGCCTATACAAGTCTCAGGTATAAGTACTATTTTtgacttgctaacatactagATAAATTACAAGCAATATCTCCATCAAAGTAGCAGCCAAAGAAGCGTATATAAAATACTCATAAGGTCAAAGATATTATGGAGATAAAAAAGATAAGTCTTCAATTTAGATACGACTCAATCTTCTtattttaggtgatccaatttGATCCAATCTTCAAGATATGTTGCTTCAAAAGATTTATCTTCAAAGatgagttatcacactatcaaaaccaatgattacataaaattaaaagacaaaataaaactaCAATTAATACGACAATTTTATGTGTTAGTGATAGagaatgatattgaattgaattatattgaataaagTTATGATATGGAAATTCTAATGTTTTATGTTtcaaacttatttaatataatattattgtacattgtttatatttatttaatctaaaggTAAGTTTAATTCTCGTTGTACTTACTAAGCATTTCCAAGCTTAACCCGTGATTTCTAATGCATAGGTAAAGAACTAAAGTGAAGCTATATTACGAAGATTTGAGCTTaactcatctcatcacatctctAAACTTGGAAGAAAGTATGTggatatattttttgtttaaagtaTGACATGTAAATAGgacaaattaatatatttgtattaaagtTCTAGTAGAAATACTTAGAGTACCGTAATCATTTTGACATCTTAGTGAACTTATTTGAACTTACTTGAGCTATATGATGATATTTGTGATAATTTAAGGTGTTTTATGGTTTAAAATGGTTGATGGATGTTTGAgaatgagttgaattgattatggcatgaaaataaatgttttaggcATGAATTAAGGTCCCTTGCAAagaagtatcgatacttgtgtCACACCCCCAAAATTGGAGGATCCGAGAGAAAGGCGGGTAGATGTGAAGGGTCCTGCCAAAGGTTATTCTAATagatgataaattttttatgagatTCCGCCAAAGGTAGGATCTATATAAAGTTCATCTAAAAGATCAATTAGTATAAGTATCCACCAAGAATAACATCTGAGAGAAATATTCAACACATGTTTGTATGAGAAACCACTAGAAGAAAACTTTACATGATTATCACTTTGGGAAATGTACTTATCTTATGTCTGTTTAGAGTGTGGGAAATAAGATCTGCATTAAGCAGTGGTTTCAAAAATCCACTGATTTGGAGGAATGTGTATATCATGGCCAAGTGTGGAAGTTGGCGTACATGTATATGACAAGAATTTAGAAAAGTGTTTTCCAAAGATTGAATAATAAGATTCTGATTCTTTGAGTTGTGGAGTTCAACAACAAGCGTCTAAGGTAATCCTCGATTGAGATTCACTAAGTTCGTTTGAACTTACGAGTGTTTGATATGATGGAGGTTCTGAGAAAAGAGTTGGTATGCCAGAGGGAACAAAGCCAGGAATGAGCAAAGGAGGCTGCTCGAGTGTCAACATTATGCATACTGAGGACAGTTTAGGGTTGTGATAAGTTGTATTCTACGTAATGTTGAGTTTGTCTTTAACCAAGTTCTAAGTTGTAATGACTTGTACActatatttaagattttttcgTATTTAATGAAAACTTCTTTTTAATAGTTGTGTAGAAATAAATAAGGAGTTTGTTGTAATTGGGTTACGccagtattaaaatttttattaagtatcTAAGTCTTGTAGCTCCCAATATCCGAATCTGGTAATTCGAGTCGGGTAGAGGGTATTAAAACCTGTATAACTTGTATCGATACAAAATACTccagagagaaaaaaatgaacaatgtcAGGGGAGTTGTACCGATACTTGAAATAGTTACTATCGGTACAAGTGCCCTCTTGTACTTAGTTTTTGCTCAATTTGACCCAAAAGGGGCCCGAACGGACTCCAATCACAACCAAACCATAAGGGACGCTTAGAAATGACCCGAGATGCCTCTAAAGAGTttaagatgatgataataaattttataaattgaatttaaattaaatttactcAGAGTCCAAATGCAACATCACTTACTCAGGTTATCAAATTAACCCGGAGAAAAGAGTAGTACACATAATTGAATAACCTTTATTGTAATTTAACCTataatgaattataaattaaaaatagtgtaAAGCTGGTAGATTAAGGGTATACTTACATTAACttaaaaaagctcccacgtcGATGCtatttttctacagtagttcctgaaaaaataattttgaaaagatgtttctgaacaaatagtgtcaaaaatgcttCGAGTAGGATGCACTATCagcaaaattgatgaaaaaagctcccacatCGACGTTCTTTTTCTACAATAGTTCATGTTTGGCCTTAGTCTATAAATGAGTCAAATTTCATTCTCCggttgcataagttacagcaagaaaaattagagaggctaagcaaaatagaaattgaagatgagtgaatgtattagtgttgttatttactatgatggtgaggtctGTGACACCAAGATTGGCATtgtttttttatcggagaacacaacgcgactggtttttaaccagactATAGATTTGATAGaatttcgtaaaagaattagacACAAAATCTTCGGAATGATGCTAATCAGGGTTTTATCTATTAAGTATCAATTTTTAACTCATTCTCAATCATCCATCAACCATTTTAAACCACAAAACACCTTAAATTATCACAAATATCATCATATAGCTTAAGTAAGTTGAAATAAGTTCACTAAGATGTCAAAATGATTACAGTACTCTAAGTATTTCTACTAGAactttaatacaaatatattaatttgggctatttacattttatactttaaacaaaaaatatatccACATGCTTTCTTCCAAGTTTggagatgtgatgagatgagttAAGCTCAAATCCTCGTAATATAGCTTCACTTTAGTTCTTTACCTACGTGTTAGAAATCACGGGTTAAGCTTGGAAATGCTTGGTAAGTACAACGAGAATTAAACTTAcctttatattaaataaatataaacaatatacaataatattatattaaataagtttgaAACATAAAACATTAGAATTTTCGTATCATAActttattcaatataattcaattcaatatcattccCTTtcactaaaacataaaattgtcGTATTGATTgtagttttattttgtattttaatatttaacagaTGCCCAATGTagacttaccaaaacatacatgGTATATGGAAATAATACGTAGATGCACCAGAGTGCAATAGCAAAAGAAAGTGGCACCGAAGTGCATTAATAGGATAGAGAACGTGCTAAATATTTCCTACTGGTATGCCATCTATATTCTACTAGTTTATATCTTGTCTACAAGAGAAAATATACCAgaatcaatttcacatttacatTTTAGAACAAAACTTACatgctttttaatttttttcaatttagtccttgttataataattcaataagcactataataatatttctttgGCACATGAAATATAACACACTATCTCATAATATTCTATATCCATTATCAAAATAGTGTTGTATTTCACATGTCACTTTTAcacattttgcaatttaatcatttcctcATTAGCTCTTCACTTCACTATAATAATTCACTAAGTAAATggaatcaaataattaattccatcattctcaattaatttcttattaaaGTATAgcacaacaattaataattacaatCATGTAAAATctaatacatcaaattaaacttactaattaaaattatttaggcTAAAGTAAAATTCTAGGTGTACTTGCAACCAAAGGCTTGGAACAAGCTTTCTTCTGCTttacttcattttcatttaagaaATATACATATTTCAATATTAATAAGAACTTGGCCTCATACTCAGTCACAAATTGATTGCCCTATTTGAGCTCAATGAACTCTAACCTTCGAGCCTCGACATATTTGGTACCGACATATTTATTCTGGAAAGCATCCAGAAACTATTCTCATGTCAGTCTCTCTGTTTGAGTACCTCTTATGATAGCTTGCCATCAACGGTAAGCCTCATCTCTTAGCAATGATATAGTTCCCCTTAATTTTGGCTCGGGGGTACACTCTGTATCATCTAAAATTCTCTTTGTATCCTCTAACCAGTATCCAACTACGATAGGGGTCATCCGAGTTACGCCCCTAAATAACTTAGCTCTATTAAAACGAAACCTCTCAGCTATAATTTCATGACTATTCACTCCAAAATGGGCTCCAACTACTCACTGTAGCACCCTAAGCATGGCCTGCGATACAGCATCATCAGCAATCTCATGTTGGCTCTACTCAATAGTAGGTGCATGCTCAACATGCTTGACCATTGACTCGGGAGTGCTTACCTGAGAAATAGACGAATCGACTTGGGTACCTTGACCTTACTCTCCACAAGCTTTCATATCTCGGGTTCGTACACCATGAG from Gossypium raimondii isolate GPD5lz chromosome 1, ASM2569854v1, whole genome shotgun sequence harbors:
- the LOC105787270 gene encoding LOW QUALITY PROTEIN: uncharacterized protein LOC105787270 (The sequence of the model RefSeq protein was modified relative to this genomic sequence to represent the inferred CDS: substituted 2 bases at 2 genomic stop codons), producing MADPEKIEEGLAHEENMEKKGDKLVEQQQQQQQLQEQQQPILVKQKTKRVATLDAFRGLTIVLMILVDDVGGSYARIDHSPWNGCTLADFVMPFFLFIVGVAIALALKKIPKIMDTIKKICLRTLKLLFWGVLLQGGYSHAPNDLVYGVDMKLIRWCGILQRIALVYFIVSVIETFTTKRRPTVLEPGYSSIFTAYCWQWLGGFVAFVIYMTTTYSLYVPDWSFVVSTDSKITQYTVKCGMRGHLGPACNAVGYVDREVWGINHLYMYPVWQRLKACTHSSPSSGEIREDAPSWCRAPFEPEGLLSSILAILSGTIGIHYGHVLIHFKGHSERLKQWVSIALGLLIVAIILHFTDAIPINKQLYSFSYVCFTAGAAGIVFSVFYILIDVWGWRTPFLFLEWIGMNAMLIYVLGAQGILPAFVNGWYYKSTNNTLVSFXIQKHVFNNVWKSEXLGTLLYVIFVEITFYGVLSGILHKLGIYWKL